One stretch of Brevibacillus laterosporus DNA includes these proteins:
- the pckA gene encoding phosphoenolpyruvate carboxykinase (ATP) → MEAKTVKRLSEVLAGANAHYNLAVPKLIEEAIKRGEGVLTDKGALNALTGKFTGRSPKDKFIVDEPSVHDKIDWANNKPLPVEQFEQLHAEVLAYLEKKELYVFDGFAGADSNYRLPIRVVNEFAWHNLFAHQLFIRPTVEELEGHQADFTVIYVPNFKANPEVHGTHSDTFIIISFEQKIVLIGGTEYAGEMKKSIFSVMNMLLPERNVLSMHCSANIGRDGDVALFFGLSGTGKTTLSADSDRRLIGDDEHGWSDQGVFNIEGGCYAKCIRLSEQGEPQIWNAINFGAVLENVVVDQESGTADYDDERYTENTRAAYPVEAIPGAVIPGVGGHPNVILFLTADSFGVIPPISKLSKEQAMYHFLSGYTSKMAGTERGITTPQSEFSTCFGSPFLPLRPVVYAEMLGKKIDESNALVYLVNTGWTGGAVGVGSRMKLAFTRAMVTAALHGELEKVEYSIDPVFGVQVPTTCPGVPSEVLQPRDTWADQAAYDQQANELAKLFQANFAKKFPKASDISQAGPIVK, encoded by the coding sequence ATGGAAGCCAAAACGGTTAAGCGTCTATCTGAAGTTCTTGCTGGTGCCAATGCTCATTATAATTTGGCTGTACCCAAGTTGATTGAAGAAGCAATTAAACGTGGCGAAGGAGTTCTGACAGATAAAGGCGCTTTAAATGCGCTGACTGGCAAATTCACAGGGCGCTCTCCGAAAGATAAATTCATAGTCGATGAACCATCTGTCCATGACAAGATTGATTGGGCTAATAACAAGCCCCTTCCAGTCGAACAATTTGAGCAATTACACGCCGAAGTTTTGGCTTACCTAGAAAAGAAAGAGCTTTATGTTTTTGATGGGTTTGCTGGAGCGGATAGTAACTATCGCTTGCCTATTCGTGTGGTAAATGAATTTGCTTGGCATAATTTATTTGCTCATCAATTGTTTATCCGTCCAACAGTGGAAGAATTAGAAGGGCACCAGGCTGATTTTACTGTTATCTATGTTCCTAATTTTAAAGCAAACCCAGAGGTCCATGGAACTCATTCTGATACATTTATTATCATTAGCTTTGAGCAGAAAATAGTATTAATAGGTGGCACGGAATATGCCGGCGAGATGAAGAAATCGATTTTTAGTGTAATGAATATGTTATTACCTGAGCGTAATGTATTATCTATGCATTGCTCTGCTAATATTGGCCGTGATGGCGATGTAGCTTTGTTCTTTGGTTTATCTGGTACAGGGAAAACTACCCTATCTGCCGATTCTGATCGTCGCTTGATTGGTGATGATGAGCACGGATGGTCTGACCAAGGTGTTTTTAATATTGAAGGAGGATGTTACGCAAAATGTATTCGTCTTTCTGAACAAGGAGAACCACAGATCTGGAATGCGATTAACTTTGGCGCTGTTCTAGAAAATGTGGTGGTGGATCAGGAGAGTGGCACTGCGGATTATGATGATGAGCGTTATACAGAAAATACGCGTGCAGCTTATCCTGTAGAAGCGATTCCAGGAGCAGTCATTCCTGGTGTAGGTGGTCATCCTAATGTCATCCTTTTCCTAACAGCAGATTCTTTTGGTGTTATTCCTCCAATCTCTAAATTAAGCAAAGAGCAGGCGATGTACCATTTCTTATCTGGCTATACGAGTAAAATGGCCGGTACAGAACGTGGTATAACAACACCGCAAAGCGAATTCTCTACTTGCTTTGGCTCTCCTTTCTTGCCGTTACGTCCTGTTGTCTATGCTGAAATGCTAGGTAAAAAAATTGATGAGTCTAATGCTCTTGTTTATCTAGTTAACACAGGCTGGACAGGTGGTGCTGTCGGAGTGGGAAGCCGTATGAAATTGGCGTTTACGCGTGCGATGGTGACGGCGGCTCTACACGGCGAATTGGAAAAAGTAGAGTACTCTATTGATCCTGTCTTTGGTGTACAAGTGCCAACGACCTGCCCAGGAGTACCAAGCGAAGTGTTGCAACCTCGTGATACATGGGCAGATCAAGCTGCCTATGATCAGCAGGCAAATGAATTAGCAAAGCTGTTCCAAGCTAACTTTGCTAAAAAATTCCCTAAAGCAAGTGACATTTCACAGGCTGGTCCTATAGTAAAATAA
- a CDS encoding VOC family protein, translated as MLQLQGVHHIALSCRNVMGVAQFFQEILEVPISLDQSGEDEPVYFHIGPYTRIGLHPTTKELNINSGHVDHIAFAVATRDELDYLVDKLEAENICYRGPIERPGSYNLYFETPDGHHLEILLDKDEEDETDDA; from the coding sequence ATGCTTCAACTTCAAGGTGTTCATCATATTGCTCTTAGCTGTCGCAATGTGATGGGCGTAGCTCAATTTTTTCAAGAGATTTTAGAAGTACCGATTTCTCTTGATCAATCGGGAGAAGATGAGCCAGTTTATTTTCACATTGGGCCTTATACACGAATTGGTCTACATCCAACAACCAAAGAGCTAAACATAAATTCCGGTCACGTGGATCACATTGCCTTTGCAGTGGCAACACGTGATGAATTAGACTATCTTGTTGATAAGTTGGAAGCGGAAAATATTTGCTACCGGGGGCCGATTGAACGCCCAGGAAGTTATAATCTTTATTTTGAAACTCCGGACGGTCACCACTTGGAGATTCTTTTGGACAAGGATGAAGAAGATGAAACGGATGACGCCTAA
- a CDS encoding sensor histidine kinase: MYGIRKRLVMNFTFVVLMVILVLGSSFVLGVRSFYYGGAEQALLSRINVSTAFYNKYIQYYNLQNKAKYIFEHTSQDDLAHVEIIDLEGNVILDFNGFTKRKSILTQDVQDALKGNTGIWTGKSEDIGEHILAVSKPLTYYDSTAGVLRYVTSVEAVDKVVNQITLLVWGVGAGLVLLSLILNLIVSKRIITPIVELTGAAKSMAKGDFSQRARQGGDDEIGTLAETFNYMASELEKAEEIKNDFISSVSHELRTPLTSIKGWSEVVLTGDMEDKEETRMAMQIIVKESDRLTGLVEQLLDFSRLQAGGMEIHKTELEVNQLLMDVQQQFSARAFQKEIQLVTETPDEQLLVCGDENRLKQVVINLLHNSMKFSEEHTTITMRSYQEDQMVIIEVIDQGAGISEEELPRITDKFYKGKHKQSGSGIGLSLCLEIVKLHQGIFHITSKVGVGTTIQVRLPMHVEKSSEGE; encoded by the coding sequence ATGTATGGGATTAGAAAACGTCTAGTCATGAATTTTACCTTTGTAGTGTTAATGGTAATTCTAGTGCTTGGGAGTTCATTTGTTTTAGGGGTACGTAGTTTTTATTACGGTGGAGCAGAACAAGCTCTGCTTAGCCGCATTAATGTGTCTACTGCCTTTTATAACAAATACATTCAATATTATAATCTGCAAAATAAGGCGAAATATATTTTCGAGCATACGTCACAAGATGATTTGGCGCATGTTGAAATTATTGATTTAGAAGGTAATGTGATTTTAGATTTTAACGGTTTTACCAAACGGAAAAGTATTCTTACTCAAGATGTGCAGGATGCATTAAAAGGTAATACAGGGATTTGGACGGGCAAAAGTGAGGATATAGGTGAACATATCCTCGCTGTGTCTAAACCGCTCACCTATTATGATTCTACGGCTGGAGTATTGCGCTATGTGACCTCTGTAGAAGCAGTTGATAAGGTAGTCAATCAGATTACCTTGCTCGTCTGGGGCGTTGGAGCTGGTCTTGTCCTATTATCTCTTATTTTAAATTTGATTGTATCTAAGCGGATCATTACTCCCATCGTTGAGCTTACGGGTGCGGCGAAGTCAATGGCAAAAGGTGACTTTAGTCAGCGAGCTAGGCAGGGTGGAGACGACGAGATTGGAACGTTGGCTGAAACCTTTAACTATATGGCTAGTGAATTAGAAAAAGCAGAGGAAATCAAGAATGACTTTATTTCGTCCGTCTCCCATGAACTGCGAACCCCCTTAACCTCTATTAAAGGATGGTCTGAGGTGGTGTTGACGGGTGATATGGAAGACAAGGAAGAGACACGTATGGCAATGCAGATCATTGTTAAGGAATCAGATCGTCTAACGGGATTGGTGGAACAATTGCTAGACTTTTCGCGGTTACAGGCAGGTGGAATGGAGATTCATAAGACAGAGCTAGAAGTGAACCAGCTTCTTATGGATGTCCAGCAACAATTTTCAGCGCGCGCCTTCCAAAAAGAGATTCAATTGGTGACTGAAACTCCAGATGAACAATTGTTGGTGTGCGGAGATGAGAATAGATTAAAACAAGTGGTGATTAATCTATTGCACAATTCCATGAAGTTTAGTGAGGAGCACACTACGATAACAATGCGTAGCTATCAGGAAGATCAGATGGTTATAATTGAAGTAATTGACCAGGGAGCAGGTATTTCGGAAGAAGAGCTTCCTAGAATTACGGACAAATTTTACAAAGGCAAGCATAAACAATCAGGCAGTGGCATCGGATTATCTCTATGTTTGGAGATTGTAAAATTACATCAAGGTATTTTTCACATAACGAGCAAAGTAGGCGTTGGTACGACGATTCAGGTTCGTTTGCCAATGCATGTAGAGAAAAGCAGTGAAGGAGAATAA
- a CDS encoding DNA-binding response regulator — MKVLLLEDEESIRGFVRIQFKRNGFEVLEADTGEKALEIAKKEPDIAIAVLDVMLPGISGLEVCQELRKMYPHLGIIMLTAKAQEVNKIEGLNIGADDYITKPFSATELIARMNSLKRRVETIPSSIKPGELITLGPFTLRLTDRKIVKNEQEIDCTPKEFAIIHLLMEKKDRAVSRDDILNEVWGKNYIGDLKVVDVNIRRIRQKIEDDPSKPKFLETIWGFGYQWKEGT, encoded by the coding sequence ATGAAGGTATTATTGCTTGAAGACGAAGAATCTATCCGAGGATTTGTGCGGATTCAATTTAAACGAAACGGCTTTGAAGTGTTAGAGGCGGACACAGGCGAAAAGGCATTGGAAATTGCTAAGAAGGAGCCAGACATCGCCATCGCTGTGTTAGACGTGATGCTTCCAGGAATCAGTGGACTAGAGGTGTGTCAAGAACTGCGGAAGATGTATCCACATTTGGGGATTATCATGTTGACTGCTAAAGCCCAAGAAGTAAACAAAATTGAAGGATTAAATATAGGAGCAGATGATTACATCACAAAACCATTCAGTGCAACAGAACTGATTGCTCGAATGAATTCACTTAAAAGACGGGTGGAAACGATACCTTCCTCGATCAAACCAGGTGAATTGATTACATTAGGTCCGTTTACCCTGCGATTAACGGATAGAAAAATAGTAAAAAACGAACAGGAAATAGATTGTACGCCTAAGGAATTTGCCATTATTCATTTATTAATGGAGAAAAAGGATCGTGCGGTTAGTCGAGATGACATCTTAAATGAAGTCTGGGGCAAAAATTATATCGGGGATCTGAAAGTAGTGGACGTTAACATTAGACGTATTCGGCAAAAAATTGAGGATGATCCATCAAAACCAAAATTCCTGGAGACAATTTGGGGATTTGGTTATCAGTGGAAAGAAGGAACATAG
- the gcvH gene encoding glycine cleavage system protein GcvH: MDFPKELRYSEEHEWVRVEGNKAYIGITSFAQSELGDIVFVELPEVGSTIQRDEPFGSVESVKTVSELYAPVTGKVLEINGALEDEPELVNTSSYDKAWMVVVELSDSSELDKLMDADKYEAMVKE; encoded by the coding sequence ATGGATTTTCCAAAAGAGTTACGTTACAGCGAAGAGCATGAATGGGTACGTGTAGAAGGCAACAAGGCTTACATCGGTATCACTTCTTTCGCTCAATCCGAACTAGGTGACATCGTATTTGTTGAATTGCCAGAAGTAGGTTCTACAATTCAACGTGATGAGCCATTCGGTAGTGTAGAATCTGTTAAAACCGTATCTGAGCTATATGCTCCAGTTACTGGTAAAGTATTGGAAATTAACGGTGCATTAGAAGATGAGCCTGAATTGGTTAATACATCTTCCTATGACAAAGCATGGATGGTTGTAGTTGAGTTGTCTGATTCAAGCGAGTTGGATAAACTTATGGATGCGGATAAATACGAAGCAATGGTAAAAGAATAA
- a CDS encoding TlpA family protein disulfide reductase produces the protein MRLREELPDFPGITEWVNGQVSKADLQGERAILVHFWSVSCYMCKESLPQINEWREKYADQGLKVIGIHMPRSESDTDIAKIKETIAQYDLTHPVAIDNEMATTDAFQNEYVPAYYLFDETLALRHFQAGEKGLNMVKKRLHRILGIEED, from the coding sequence GCGTTTACGTGAGGAACTTCCAGATTTTCCAGGCATCACAGAATGGGTAAACGGTCAAGTTTCTAAGGCAGATTTGCAAGGCGAAAGAGCTATTCTTGTACATTTCTGGTCCGTTAGTTGTTACATGTGCAAAGAGTCTCTACCACAAATTAACGAGTGGCGTGAAAAGTATGCAGATCAGGGCTTGAAAGTAATTGGTATTCATATGCCGCGTTCCGAATCTGATACAGATATCGCTAAAATCAAAGAAACAATTGCTCAATACGACCTTACTCATCCAGTTGCGATTGATAACGAGATGGCAACAACAGATGCGTTCCAAAATGAATATGTTCCTGCTTACTACCTGTTTGACGAGACATTGGCACTTCGCCATTTCCAAGCAGGTGAAAAGGGTTTAAATATGGTCAAAAAACGTTTACATCGAATTTTGGGTATTGAAGAGGATTAG